In Oryza sativa Japonica Group chromosome 3, ASM3414082v1, one DNA window encodes the following:
- the LOC4333184 gene encoding uncharacterized protein: MPERAITYAVVDAFTDEPFKGNTAAVCLLEESWEEQLDEQWMQSVAAEFNTSITAFLVRADADAANPQFHIRWFTPVRESELCGHGTLAAAHYLISSGLVKCNAIDFLAKSGFLTAKKVVGLKQSSTLISPLQEACTKFLIELDFPLIPVVKCSPLEMPSIPETLNGASVSNVLKTVSDSATDLIVELNSSEEVVNVRPNISELVQSAGRGVAVTGPAPVGSSYDFFSRFFCPKYGLNEDPVCGSVHCALAPYWGKKLGKQCMTASMASPRSGTLYLQWDEAAQRVQIRGEAVTVMVGNILV, encoded by the exons atgccggAGAGGGCCATCACATACGCCGTG GTTGATGCTTTCACAGATGAGCCATTCAAGGGGAACACGGCTGCCGTCTGCCTCCTCGAGGAGAGCTGGGAAGAACAGTTGGATGAGCAGTGGATGCAGTCCGTTGCCGCGGAGTTCAACACCTCCATTACCGCGTTCTTGGTCCgtgctgatgctgatgctgcaAATCCCCAGTTTCATATCCGTTGGTTCACTCCTGTTCGCGAG AGTGAACTTTGCGGCCATGGAACATTAGCTGCTGCGCACTACCTGATTTCATCTGGCCTTGTGAAGTGTAATGCGATAGATTTCTTGGCAAAATCTGGATTTCTAACAGCCAAGAAAGTTGTTGGCCTTAAGCAGTCCAGCACCTTGATTTCTCCACTGCAAGAAGCTTGCACGAAATTCTTAATTGAACTGGATTTCCCCCTCATTCCAGTAGTCAAATGCTCACCTTTGGAGATGCCATCTATTCCTGAGACTTTAAATGGTGCATCCGTCAGTAATGTGCTGAAAACTGTTTCTGATTCTGCCACCGATCTCATT GTGGAGCTTAATTCAAGTGAGGAAGTTGTTAATGTCCGACCAAACATTTCTGAATTAGTCCAATCTGCTGGAAGAGGGGTTGCTGTTACAGGGCCAGCTCCTGTTGGATCTAGCTATGATTTTTTCAGTCGTTTCTTCTGCCCAAAATATGGATTGAATGAG GATCCTGTATGTGGTAGTGTGCACTGTGCCTTGGCTCCTTACTGGGGCAAGAAGCTAGGTAAACAATGCATGACTGCCTCCATG GCTTCCCCAAGGAGTGGAACGCTTTATCTGCAATGGGATGAGGCGGCCCAGAGGGTTCAAATTCGCGGAGAAGCTGTTACTGTCATGGTTGGGAACATTCTAGTCTAG